From Nomascus leucogenys isolate Asia chromosome 15, Asia_NLE_v1, whole genome shotgun sequence, a single genomic window includes:
- the DDIAS gene encoding DNA damage-induced apoptosis suppressor protein: protein MNRRRKFLLASVLALQNSSFIYPSCQKCFSRIILVSKRSNCPKCGSTGESGNANYRYKLSLKVAESNKLFVITVFGSCLDTFFGLTATGLHRYIQDPNKIPETLDNDTTQNLLTKAVETCFVGQSFIFGVTNFENQPGQHSDASNFLQQCSDHKSKAKALVACQIVLPDPGIAGFTVIDYFHQLLQTFNFRKLQCDSQAPNNNLLSLDHSNSDLSSIYASDSTSYFFKSCSKDTFSKFWQPSLEFTSIVSQLTDNDDFSASEQSKAFGTLQQNRKSISIAEATGSSSCYDPIQDSWSLVSYMDKKSTAEKLGKELGLQAKELSAVQSSHHESGVNDSNLFSLEMREPLESSNTKSFHSAVEIKNRSQHELPCFQHHGIDTPTSLQKRSACCPPSLLRLEETASSSQDGDPQIWDDLPFSESLNKFLAVLESEIAVTQADVSSRKHHVDNDIDKFHADHSRLSVTPQRTTGALHTPPIALRSSQAIVKANCSKDDFLFNCKGNLSPSVEKESQPDNKVEAVSVNHNGRDMSEYFLPNPYLSALFSSSKDLETIVTLKKTIRVSPHRERDHSSLNNKYLNGCGEKSVSEMNEKLTTLCYRKYNDVSDLCKLENKQYCRWSKNQDDSFTICRKLTYPLETLCNSPNRSTNTLKEMPWGHINNNITQSYSIGYEGSYDASADLFDDTAKEMDIAIEITKTSQDIFLQWGMSLAESHPSESDFSLRSLSEDFIQPSQKLSLQSLSDSRRSRTCSPTSHFQSDSEYNFENSQDFVPCSQSTPISGFHQKRIHGINRAFKKPVFYSDLNANYEKIRIFPENDKQQASPSCPKNIKTPSQKIRSPIVSGISQPEVFNHYPFAECHETDSDEWVPPTTQKIFPSDMLGFQGIGLGKCLAAHHFPDQQELPRKKLKHIRRGTNKGLIKKKLKNMLAAVVTKKKTPKYNCKSSGWISKCPDIQVLAAPQLHPVLGPDSCSEVKCCLPFSEKGPPSVCETRSAWSPELFS from the exons GTCTAATTGTCCAAAATGTGGCTCTACTGGTGAATCTGGAAATGCCAATTACAGATACAAACTTTCCTTAAAAGTTGCAGAATCAAACAAATTGTTTGTTATTACTGTATTTGGAAGTTGCTTAGATACATTTTTTGGTCTTACTGCCACTGGTTTACACAG GTACATTCAGGATCCTAATAAAATTCCAGAAACACTGGACAATGATACAACTCAGAATCTATTAACTAAAGCAGTTGAAACTTGCTTTGTTGGACAAAGCTTTATTTTTGGAGTGACG aattttgaaaaccagcctggacaacattcaGATGCCAGTAACTTCTTACAGCAATGCTCTGACCACAAAAGCAAAGCCAAAGCACTAGTGGCTTGCCAGATTGTTCTACCGGACCCAGGTATTGCAGGCTTTACTGTCATTGACTACTTCCATCAACTTTTGCAGACTTTTAATTTCAGGAAACTTCAGTGTGACTCTCAGGCACCTAACAATAATTTACTTTCTTTAGATCACTCAAATAGTGATCTCAGCAGCATATATGCTTCTGACAGCACTTCTTATTTTTTCAAGTCCTGCAGCAAGGatactttttcaaaattctggCAGCCATCACTTGAATTCACTTCCATTGTTTCACAACTAACAGATAATGATGATTTTTCAGCTTCAGAACAAAGTAAGGCCTTTGGTACTCTTCAGCAGAACAGAAAGTCCATCTCCATTGCAGAGGCCACTGGTTCCAGTAGCTGTTATGATCCCATTCAGGATTCATGGAGCCTTGTTTCATATATGGATAAAAAGAGTACAGCAGAAAAGTTGGGTAAAGAACTTGGCTTACAAGCTAAGGAGCTGAGTGCAGTTCAGAGCAGTCATCATGAAAGTGGAGTTAATGACTCtaatttattctctttggaaATGCGAGAGCCCCTTGAGTCAAGTAATACAAAATCCTTCCACAGTGCAGTGGAAATTAAAAATAGGTCCCAGCATGAGCTACCATGTTTTCAGCATCATGGTATAGATACCCCCACTAGCCTTCAAAAGAGATCTGCATGTTGTCCACCTTCGTTACTCAGACTTGAAGAGACAGCCAGCAGTTCCCAGGATGGTGACCCTCAAATTTGGGATGATCTGCCATTCTCTGAAAGCCTGAACAAGTTTCTGGCAGTTCTTGAAAGTGAGATTGCTGTAACCCAGGCAGATGTCAGTAGTAGAAAACATCATGTAGATAATGACATTGATAAATTTCATGCAGACCACAGCAGGTTATCTGTGACTCCCCAGAGAACTACTGGAGCCCTGCATACACCACCTATAGCTTTAAGATCATCACAAGCAATAGTCAAAGCAAACTGTAGCAAAGATGACTTCCTTTTCAACTGTAAAGGAAATCTAAGTCCTAGTGTTGAAAAGGAGTCACAACCAGATAACAAAGTAGAGGCTGTGTCTGTAAATCATAATGGAAGAGATATGTCAGAATATTTTCTACCAAATCCTTACCTGTCAGCTCTGTTTTCATCTTCAAAAGATTTAGAAACAATAGTTACTCTTAAGAAGACTATCAGAGTCTCACCACACAGGGAGCGTGACCATTCTAGtctaaataacaaatatttgaatggatgtggagaaaaatcagtttcagaaatgaatgaaaagttgACAACTCTGTGTTATAGGAAGTATAATGATGTCTCTGATCtttgcaaattagaaaataaacaatattgtAGGTGGTCCAAGAACCAAGATGACAGTTTTACAATTTGCAGGAAACTTACATATCCTTTAGAAACTCTATGCAATAGTCCAAATAGAAGTACAAATACATTGAAGGAAATGCCTTGGGGACATATCAATAACAACATAACACAGAGCTATTCTATTGGTTATGAAGGTAGCTATGATGCCTCTGCTGATCTCTTTGATGATACTGCTAAAGAAATGGACATTGCAATAGAGATTACCAAAACATCACAGGATATTTTCTTACAATGGGGAATGTCTTTGGCAGAAAGTCATCCTTCAGAGTCTGATTTTTCACTGAGATCACTTTCTGAAGACTTCATCCAGCCTTCACAAAAATTATCCTTGCAAAGCCTATCTGACTCTAGGCGTTCAAGAACATGCTCTCCAACATCTCATTTTCAATCAGATTcagaatataattttgaaaatagtcAAGACTTTGTTCCATGTTCACAGTCAACTCCAATTTCAGGGTTCCACCAAAAAAGAATTCATGGGATAAACAGAGCTTTCAAAAAACCTGTATTTTATTCAGATCTTAATGCTAACTATGAAAAAATAAGGATTTTCCCTGAAAATGACAAACAGCAAGCCAGCCCAAGCTGtccaaaaaatataaagacaccTAGCCAGAAAATCAGAAGCCCTATTGTATCTGGTATTTCACAACCAGAAGTTTTCAATCACTACCCTTTTGCTGAGTGCCATGAAACTGATAGTGATGAATGGGTCCCTCCTACcacacaaaaaatatttccttcagATATGCTTGGATTCCAAGGCATAGGTCTAGGGAAATGCCTTGCTGCCCATCATTTCCCTGATCAACAAGAGTTACcaagaaagaaactgaaacatATTAGACGAGGAACCAATAAAGGTTTaattaagaagaaattaaagaatatgctTGCAGCAGTTGTTACGAAAAAGAAAACTCCTAAATATAACTGTAAAAGTTCAGGCTGGATTTCCAAATGTCCAGACATTCAAGTCTTAGCAGCACCTCAGCTGCACCCTGTTCTTGGACCTGATTCTTGTTCAGAAGTCAAATGTTGCCTTCCATTTTCAGAAAAAGGCCCACCTTCAGTGTGTGAAACTCGAAGTGCTTGGTCACCTGAATTGTTTTCATAA